A portion of the Salinigranum marinum genome contains these proteins:
- a CDS encoding pantetheine-phosphate adenylyltransferase gives MTDTERTAILGGTFTPLHNGHRALLHEAFQTASHDGPAAGHVVVGLTSTTLAKRTRSDPAHAELLGSFDERRAALDDELDRIGGAYTASYEIIELTDTQGPAATREDVDALVVSPEAKAQRRAHELNRHRIEQGRRPLEVHTPPFVIAEDGTRISSTRIRNGEIDVHGRVVSDTPE, from the coding sequence GTGACGGACACCGAACGAACGGCGATCCTCGGCGGGACGTTCACCCCCCTCCACAACGGCCACCGTGCCCTCCTGCACGAGGCGTTCCAGACCGCCAGTCACGACGGCCCGGCTGCGGGACACGTCGTCGTCGGCCTCACCTCGACGACGCTCGCGAAGCGGACGCGGAGCGACCCGGCCCACGCCGAATTGCTCGGTTCGTTCGACGAACGGCGGGCGGCCCTCGACGACGAACTCGACCGGATCGGTGGGGCGTACACCGCCAGCTACGAGATCATCGAACTGACCGACACGCAGGGACCCGCGGCGACCCGGGAGGACGTCGACGCGCTCGTCGTCTCGCCCGAGGCGAAGGCCCAGCGTCGCGCGCACGAACTCAACCGGCACCGCATCGAACAGGGACGCCGGCCGCTGGAAGTACACACCCCACCGTTCGTCATCGCCGAGGACGGCACCCGGATCAGTAGCACGCGCATCCGAAACGGCGAGATCGACGTTCACGGGCGCGTCGTCTCCGACACGCCCGAGTGA
- a CDS encoding CDP-alcohol phosphatidyltransferase family protein, translating into MNATRGTLPAPLWRRWWLTACVFAGAAGVVALAVTRAFDARTGGLWLAAAAPVLGYQLWFLARVLERNRSPDADGSPAPAPTLGVANGVTLGRGWLYAGVAGFLLVVPPVGSAWRWLPVVWYGSGVVLDWADGALARSVGRRSELGEKLDMAFDTVGFLVAPLVGVAWGRLPVWYLSISAARYLFKAGRGWRRTRGLAVYDLPPSRVRRPLAGVQMAFITAALVPVIPASVISPAAAVVVTPSLVVFARDYLVVSGRLGGGSDSQPASTAAEGSEAFPER; encoded by the coding sequence ATGAACGCGACACGAGGGACGCTCCCGGCCCCGCTCTGGCGACGCTGGTGGCTCACCGCCTGCGTCTTCGCGGGCGCGGCTGGCGTCGTGGCGCTCGCCGTGACCCGGGCGTTCGACGCGCGGACGGGCGGGCTGTGGCTCGCGGCGGCCGCGCCCGTCCTCGGATACCAGCTGTGGTTCCTCGCGCGCGTGCTCGAACGCAACCGCTCGCCGGACGCCGACGGCTCGCCCGCGCCCGCGCCGACGCTCGGGGTCGCAAACGGCGTGACGCTCGGCCGCGGCTGGCTGTACGCCGGCGTCGCGGGCTTTCTCCTCGTCGTCCCACCGGTCGGCAGCGCCTGGCGGTGGCTTCCCGTCGTGTGGTACGGGAGCGGCGTGGTCCTCGACTGGGCCGACGGCGCGCTCGCGCGGTCGGTCGGTCGGCGGTCGGAGCTCGGCGAGAAGCTCGACATGGCGTTCGACACGGTGGGCTTTCTCGTCGCCCCCCTCGTCGGCGTCGCCTGGGGGCGGCTCCCGGTGTGGTACCTCTCCATCTCCGCGGCCCGCTACCTGTTCAAAGCCGGGCGGGGCTGGCGTCGGACCCGCGGGCTCGCCGTCTACGACCTGCCGCCGAGCCGCGTGCGCCGCCCGCTCGCGGGCGTACAGATGGCGTTCATCACGGCGGCGCTCGTTCCCGTGATCCCCGCAAGCGTGATCTCTCCCGCCGCGGCCGTCGTCGTCACGCCGTCGCTCGTCGTCTTCGCCCGCGACTACCTGGTCGTGTCGGGGCGGCTCGGGGGCGGCTCGGATTCACAGCCCGCATCGACCGCAGCCGAAGGCTCCGAGGCGTTCCCCGAGCGGTGA
- a CDS encoding PGF-pre-PGF domain-containing protein has product MKRIGSVHLGLRHAVVGIVLAIALTTGLIGIATAAGSIDVSLVPETRSLDVGDATTVDVMVESASGGVGSYDLQVVVGDSAVATVTAATAAGGPSYENTAVFDGGKRADIVATGADTADTGTVTVASVTVEATGSGSTPLSLRVTDVSDEDGVSYTVSDTPGATVSVSGTPTPTTTATAEPTDDSSDGDAADDGGDGPAESFDYSVIVDDGVTRLELSDAAANRRYDIDLGNSISAGESTVTAAEFFFDRSVTAATVRFDASETPPESVTGLDTAIVYVAVEADGVAAEDINEVEVGFTVSQSTLDNRGLAPDEIRLYRYDGGAWIPHETTHDGETEFTAEDVPTFGVYAIGPSGSTAVTATSSATATPPTDSSTASPIASTTPTETETTPATAAETPLSTRTPAAGTRTTSTTFPGFTPIAGLVALATAAVVAARTSRR; this is encoded by the coding sequence ATGAAACGGATCGGTTCAGTACATCTCGGATTACGACACGCCGTCGTCGGAATCGTCCTCGCGATTGCGCTCACCACGGGGTTGATCGGTATCGCCACCGCGGCGGGGTCGATAGACGTGTCGCTCGTCCCCGAGACGCGCTCGCTCGACGTCGGCGACGCGACGACGGTCGATGTCATGGTCGAATCCGCGAGCGGCGGAGTTGGCTCGTACGACCTCCAGGTAGTCGTCGGCGATTCAGCCGTGGCGACCGTCACCGCCGCGACTGCGGCCGGCGGCCCGTCGTACGAGAACACGGCGGTCTTCGATGGAGGAAAGCGGGCGGACATCGTCGCCACCGGGGCGGACACGGCCGACACGGGCACGGTGACGGTCGCGTCGGTCACCGTCGAGGCGACCGGTTCCGGGTCAACGCCGCTCTCGCTCCGCGTCACCGACGTGAGCGACGAGGACGGCGTGTCGTACACCGTCTCCGACACGCCCGGCGCGACGGTCTCCGTGAGCGGGACGCCGACGCCGACAACAACGGCAACAGCGGAGCCGACCGACGACTCCAGCGACGGCGACGCCGCTGACGACGGCGGCGACGGTCCCGCAGAGTCGTTCGACTACTCCGTGATCGTCGACGACGGCGTGACGAGGCTCGAACTGTCGGACGCGGCGGCGAACAGGCGGTACGACATCGACCTCGGGAACTCGATCAGCGCTGGCGAGTCGACCGTCACTGCCGCCGAGTTCTTCTTCGACCGGAGCGTGACAGCGGCCACCGTCCGGTTCGACGCAAGCGAGACGCCACCCGAAAGCGTGACCGGGCTCGACACCGCGATCGTGTACGTCGCCGTCGAGGCCGACGGGGTCGCCGCCGAGGACATCAACGAGGTTGAAGTCGGCTTCACGGTCTCGCAGTCGACGCTCGACAATCGGGGGCTTGCCCCCGACGAGATCCGGTTGTACCGGTACGACGGTGGCGCCTGGATTCCACACGAGACGACACACGACGGCGAGACCGAGTTCACCGCGGAGGACGTCCCCACCTTCGGCGTGTACGCCATTGGACCGAGCGGGTCGACGGCGGTGACGGCTACATCATCGGCGACGGCGACACCGCCGACCGACTCCTCCACCGCGAGCCCAATAGCTTCCACGACGCCGACGGAGACAGAGACGACTCCCGCGACGGCCGCCGAGACGCCGTTGTCGACACGAACACCGGCCGCCGGGACGCGGACCACGAGCACGACCTTCCCTGGATTCACGCCGATCGCCGGTCTGGTCGCGCTGGCCACGGCAGCGGTCGTCGCCGCCCGCACTTCCCGTCGCTGA
- a CDS encoding COG1361 S-layer family protein, which yields MKSKPTPLIGLCLAVVLASVGAPLVVAQSQEQVIGKPNVDVYVPNNQVTPGEETTLDVYLSNDGELIQDGSTVWVDRVTTARGTVVELNARDSPIDVQTEAIPVGNVPTGTAGPVQISLTVPEGTPPGAYEVPVEVSYSYTRIVTLGSGEPEFSESTFSGDQTITIRVVDAPRFEVVDTQSTTQIGDRGEATMTVRNVGTEPARDARVSVASSSDELSFGTESNSADSFVGSWQPGETKQVTYALSATEDAIQREYSLTATVDYTDTDGVRQTAPEMVTGVTPRDEQSFSLSDLDSTLRVGQEGTISGTVTNDGPATVYEPVLVVSGGSQNLDFTETEYALSSLAAGDSQSFSFEVDVSDAASAGRQQFSFDVNYQNEAGDDRTSTTLRRAVAVETRRDRFTVEPVESTLERGGSDTVTLRLTNNGAEPLSEVSVKTYFNDPLGSSDDEAFVPALAPGESTEIQVAASAGGDALTKQYPVSVDVQYTTPDGDTELSKTYKVAVDVVEPEGGGGGLPIPAIVGVVVVVGLGAVVWRRQQD from the coding sequence ATGAAATCGAAACCGACTCCGCTGATCGGGCTCTGTCTCGCAGTCGTGCTCGCGTCGGTCGGTGCGCCGCTCGTCGTCGCACAGTCACAGGAGCAGGTGATCGGCAAGCCGAACGTCGACGTCTACGTCCCGAACAACCAGGTCACGCCGGGCGAGGAGACGACGCTCGACGTCTACCTCTCGAACGACGGCGAACTGATCCAGGACGGAAGCACCGTCTGGGTCGACCGAGTGACCACGGCACGCGGGACGGTAGTCGAACTCAACGCCCGCGACAGCCCCATCGACGTCCAGACCGAGGCGATCCCCGTCGGGAACGTCCCGACGGGGACGGCCGGCCCGGTCCAGATCTCGCTGACGGTCCCCGAGGGGACGCCGCCGGGTGCCTACGAGGTCCCCGTCGAGGTCAGCTACAGTTACACGCGCATCGTCACGCTCGGAAGCGGCGAGCCGGAGTTCTCCGAGTCGACGTTCAGCGGGGACCAGACCATCACGATCCGCGTCGTCGACGCGCCGCGGTTCGAGGTAGTCGACACCCAGTCGACGACGCAGATCGGTGACCGCGGTGAGGCCACGATGACCGTCCGGAACGTCGGGACAGAACCAGCGCGAGACGCCCGCGTCTCGGTCGCCTCGTCGAGCGACGAACTCTCGTTCGGCACCGAGTCCAACAGCGCGGACTCGTTCGTCGGGAGCTGGCAGCCCGGGGAGACGAAGCAGGTGACGTACGCGCTGTCGGCGACGGAGGACGCCATCCAGCGCGAGTACTCCCTGACCGCCACGGTCGACTACACCGACACCGACGGCGTGCGGCAGACCGCCCCGGAGATGGTCACCGGCGTCACGCCGCGCGACGAGCAGTCCTTCTCGCTGTCGGACCTCGATTCGACGCTCAGGGTCGGCCAGGAGGGGACGATCTCCGGGACGGTCACGAACGACGGTCCCGCGACGGTGTACGAGCCGGTCCTCGTCGTCTCCGGCGGGTCGCAGAACCTCGACTTCACCGAGACCGAGTACGCCCTGTCGAGCCTGGCGGCCGGCGACAGTCAGTCGTTCTCATTCGAGGTCGACGTCAGCGACGCGGCGTCGGCGGGTCGCCAGCAGTTCAGCTTCGACGTCAACTACCAGAACGAGGCGGGTGACGACCGCACCAGCACCACGCTCCGTCGGGCGGTCGCGGTGGAGACCAGACGGGACCGCTTCACCGTCGAACCGGTCGAGTCGACGCTCGAACGCGGAGGCTCGGACACGGTCACGCTCCGACTCACCAACAACGGGGCCGAGCCGCTGAGCGAGGTCAGCGTGAAGACGTACTTCAACGACCCCCTCGGCAGCAGTGACGACGAGGCGTTCGTCCCCGCGCTCGCCCCCGGCGAATCGACCGAGATCCAGGTCGCGGCGAGTGCGGGCGGCGACGCGCTCACCAAACAGTACCCGGTCTCGGTCGACGTCCAGTACACCACGCCCGACGGCGACACGGAGCTCTCGAAGACGTACAAGGTCGCCGTCGACGTCGTCGAACCCGAAGGCGGTGGCGGTGGGCTCCCGATTCCGGCGATCGTCGGCGTCGTCGTCGTCGTCGGCTTAGGGGCCGTCGTCTGGCGACGCCAGCAGGACTGA
- a CDS encoding vWA domain-containing protein — MQNNTAAYDYTDDSRVDVGDVQRLFRAVLQIPSEDRDGDGLPDAYERNVTGTDPADVDSNSTVNTAITGDDGLIDGREDPDGDGLINYRERLLDTDPFANDTDGDGLPDAFESRYPGIDPTVADTDGDGTADAADDLDGDGLSTGDERARGTEIGTTDTDDDGLRDGPEVNTHGTDPTDEDTDSDGVPDGDEVALGSDPLSRDTDGDGVSDDQATYDVTMPVPNTTATVDITGPYTIASGVEVDRVSQTDDDEFRKSPVIHVKNRTPIDGGTVRFDVPDDLDGDDPGNLTLLKWSPDDDGRWHVINTTVANGTATAEVDDFSYLTLANGNEFIDRISVTKPTRPRGGGDVNPVDATLVIDTSGSMSGDKIADARRASREFVDALGPGDQASVIGFDFAADTKQPLTNDFDAVRSSIAGLRASGGTEIGSGLREARRQHNTNGVSSHDQVMVLLSDGRGSGGAMGQARQAADEGVTINTVAVGDSADEDLLRRIALETGGEFITVTDSTDLGDAFGDIGDQVKYQDNDEGVGDGLYDVAERNGIYIPAGPDMGDVVYSDPNATDTDDDGLNDSQEVTLLDRNDAVTAAAERFVPEDAKQGAWIAVATSDPTKANTDDAGLGDKQELANGSNPFVAERLFVSLEVMTRTDENGNQQFGSDTQTAVLAGAYTKDGDISRGIPVLGFGSSNVPPSWLSGELDDNQLRDGKSYVLVKAVVQKRIAGPAADPIDGGSIELTNPQNGATIRGGSTVEFDPGNDTAKADLVIELDGDLAEYSVTRLGQLQFVTTIDGDSPFARGTSGGQERFVVESTPYGVRNFGVNQVNQVVNTAVQNLKNGVLAAQFVYSQYYGLTLNVNFRSTTKELIYEALDEAAGQIRTRIENAKFDGDTEIRKARGNTLVFDKVSEDSFLGGVSDGSRVYGQFRGSGVIREN, encoded by the coding sequence GTGCAGAACAACACGGCGGCGTATGATTACACCGACGACTCCCGGGTCGACGTGGGCGACGTCCAGCGGCTCTTCCGGGCGGTGCTGCAGATCCCGAGCGAGGACCGCGACGGCGACGGCTTGCCCGACGCCTACGAGCGAAACGTCACCGGGACCGACCCGGCCGACGTGGACAGCAACTCGACGGTGAACACCGCGATCACCGGCGACGACGGGCTCATCGACGGGCGCGAGGACCCCGACGGCGACGGGCTGATCAACTACCGGGAGCGACTGCTGGACACCGACCCGTTCGCGAACGATACGGACGGTGACGGACTCCCGGACGCGTTCGAGAGCAGGTACCCGGGGATCGATCCGACGGTCGCCGATACGGACGGTGACGGGACAGCCGACGCGGCCGACGACCTCGACGGCGACGGGCTCTCGACGGGTGACGAGCGCGCGAGGGGGACCGAAATCGGCACGACCGACACCGACGACGACGGTCTCCGCGACGGCCCCGAGGTGAACACCCACGGGACGGACCCGACCGACGAGGACACTGATAGTGACGGGGTGCCTGACGGCGACGAGGTCGCCCTCGGGAGCGACCCGCTGTCGCGGGACACCGACGGTGACGGGGTCTCGGACGATCAAGCGACGTACGACGTGACAATGCCAGTGCCGAACACCACCGCGACGGTTGACATCACCGGTCCGTACACCATCGCCAGCGGCGTCGAGGTCGACCGTGTCTCGCAGACCGACGACGACGAGTTCCGCAAGTCACCGGTCATCCACGTCAAGAACCGGACGCCGATCGACGGCGGGACTGTGCGCTTCGACGTCCCGGACGATCTCGACGGCGACGACCCGGGGAACCTCACGCTGTTGAAGTGGTCGCCGGACGACGACGGGCGCTGGCACGTGATCAACACGACCGTGGCGAACGGCACCGCAACCGCCGAGGTGGACGACTTCTCGTACCTGACGCTGGCGAACGGGAACGAGTTCATTGACCGCATCAGCGTGACGAAACCCACCCGGCCGCGCGGTGGAGGGGACGTAAACCCGGTCGACGCGACGCTGGTAATCGACACGAGCGGGAGCATGTCCGGAGACAAGATCGCCGACGCCAGGCGCGCCTCACGGGAGTTCGTCGACGCGCTCGGGCCGGGCGATCAGGCGTCGGTGATCGGGTTTGACTTCGCGGCCGACACGAAACAGCCGCTCACGAACGACTTTGACGCGGTCCGGTCGAGCATCGCCGGCCTCAGGGCGAGCGGCGGGACAGAAATCGGCTCCGGACTCAGGGAGGCCCGCAGACAACACAACACGAACGGCGTTTCCTCGCACGACCAGGTGATGGTCCTGCTCTCCGACGGGCGGGGCTCCGGCGGCGCGATGGGTCAGGCCCGGCAGGCCGCCGACGAGGGTGTCACGATCAACACCGTCGCCGTCGGGGATAGCGCGGACGAGGATCTGCTCCGGAGGATCGCACTGGAGACCGGTGGTGAGTTCATCACGGTCACCGACTCGACGGATCTCGGCGACGCCTTCGGCGACATCGGGGACCAGGTCAAGTACCAGGACAATGATGAAGGCGTCGGTGACGGGCTGTACGACGTGGCCGAGCGCAACGGGATCTACATCCCCGCCGGTCCGGACATGGGCGATGTCGTCTACAGTGACCCGAACGCGACCGACACCGACGACGACGGGCTGAACGACAGCCAAGAGGTCACCCTGCTTGACCGGAACGACGCGGTCACCGCGGCGGCCGAACGGTTCGTGCCCGAAGACGCCAAGCAGGGCGCGTGGATCGCCGTGGCGACGTCCGACCCGACGAAGGCGAACACCGACGACGCGGGGCTCGGGGACAAGCAGGAACTGGCGAACGGGTCGAACCCCTTCGTCGCCGAGCGGCTGTTCGTCTCGCTGGAGGTAATGACCAGGACGGACGAGAACGGTAACCAGCAGTTCGGCTCCGATACTCAGACCGCCGTTCTCGCGGGCGCGTACACGAAGGACGGCGACATTAGTCGAGGGATTCCGGTGTTGGGGTTCGGTAGCAGCAACGTCCCACCGAGTTGGCTTAGTGGCGAACTCGACGACAACCAACTGCGCGACGGGAAGTCGTATGTGCTGGTGAAGGCGGTCGTACAGAAGCGGATCGCCGGACCGGCCGCCGATCCCATCGACGGCGGCTCGATCGAGCTCACGAACCCACAGAACGGAGCCACCATCCGTGGGGGCTCGACGGTCGAGTTCGACCCCGGGAACGACACGGCGAAAGCCGATCTCGTGATCGAACTCGACGGCGACCTCGCCGAGTACTCCGTCACGCGGCTCGGACAGTTGCAGTTCGTCACCACGATAGACGGCGATAGCCCGTTCGCCCGGGGGACGAGCGGCGGACAGGAGCGGTTCGTAGTCGAGTCGACCCCCTACGGCGTCCGCAACTTCGGGGTCAACCAGGTCAACCAGGTCGTAAACACCGCGGTGCAGAACCTCAAGAACGGAGTGTTGGCAGCGCAGTTCGTCTACAGTCAGTACTACGGCCTCACGCTGAACGTGAACTTCAGGAGTACCACGAAGGAACTGATTTACGAGGCGCTGGACGAGGCGGCGGGACAGATCCGGACTCGTATCGAGAACGCCAAATTCGACGGCGACACGGAGATCAGGAAGGCACGGGGGAACACGCTGGTGTTCGACAAGGTCAGCGAAGACAGCTTCCTCGGGGGGGTATCGGACGGGAGTAGGGTGTACGGCCAGTTCCGCGGTTCGGGAGTGATCAGGGAGAACTGA
- a CDS encoding cation-translocating P-type ATPase, translating into MSESARRHEEASTEWHGLSRTDLYDELAMGESGLTAEEAARRLEEYGPNEIRDESSVSPLSIFVAQFQDVLIYLLIFAAALSLAVGLLPGQEPNYVDAGLILLILFGNGVFGFVQDYRAEKSMQRLRELSTPDATVVRDGEKMTVAAREVVPGDLVVIEQGDAMPADARLVEATNLETMEAPLTGESASVPKTTEPLAPETPLAERSNMVYMNTNAVRGRGRAVVVETGMDTEVGGIATQIQAAERDETPFQHEVDELGRRIGYGIVGLIGLIVAVQFAFTQAGAISVLLTAITLAVAAVPEGLPAVVTLTLALGSQRMVDRNALVRRLPVVESLGSVDVILTDKTGTLTESQMTVTRLWVGDETYDVTGSGLDPDGEFRRDGETVAPEQLDPVLRCGALCNNAEPAPDAEDREYFGDPTEVALVVSAAKAGIDGSGERVTEIPFSSDRQRMTVVVREDDGHTAYTKGAPEVILDRCESVLVDGEVRELTDDRRAAIRETIESFAGDALRVLGFARKQGVDPDADEERLETGLTFLGLQGMIDPPRSEVGGAVADCRRAGIRVVMVTGDNLETAKAIGAEIGFDPAGAMTGSEIAACSDAELREAVEDVEVFARATPEHKVRVLEALQANGHTVAMTGDGVNDAPGVRNADVGIAMGMRGTDVTKEASDMVLRDDNFATIRDAVAEGRGIFDNIRKFVNLLLSANAGEVLTVFVGVLIGSALFPRLFAAQSEALILTPVMLLWINLVTDGLPALALGVDPKADDVLDREPRDNGESVIDRRVALSVVTIGVTVTVAGLALFFESLRTFESLVRAQTLLFTFFVVAEMGIIQVIRRRFGASLLSNPWLIAAVAASLLLQLVVLYTPLAGLFGVFPLEVADWERIGLAVAVVLAVNALLSRVYDRLHAD; encoded by the coding sequence ATGAGTGAGTCCGCCCGACGACACGAGGAGGCGTCGACCGAGTGGCACGGCCTCTCACGGACGGACCTGTACGACGAACTGGCGATGGGCGAGTCGGGCCTCACGGCGGAGGAGGCGGCTCGGCGGCTCGAGGAGTACGGTCCGAACGAGATCCGCGACGAGAGCTCCGTCTCCCCGCTTTCGATCTTCGTCGCGCAGTTCCAGGACGTCCTCATCTACCTGCTGATCTTCGCCGCCGCGCTCTCGCTCGCCGTGGGGTTGCTCCCGGGCCAGGAGCCGAACTACGTCGACGCGGGCCTGATCCTCCTCATCCTCTTCGGCAACGGCGTCTTCGGCTTCGTCCAGGACTACCGGGCGGAGAAGTCGATGCAGCGACTGCGCGAACTCTCGACCCCCGACGCGACCGTCGTGCGCGACGGCGAGAAGATGACTGTCGCCGCCCGCGAGGTCGTCCCGGGAGATCTCGTCGTCATCGAACAGGGCGACGCGATGCCGGCCGACGCCCGCCTCGTCGAGGCGACCAACTTGGAGACGATGGAGGCACCGCTGACGGGCGAGAGCGCCTCGGTCCCCAAGACGACCGAGCCGCTCGCCCCCGAGACCCCGCTCGCGGAGCGGTCGAACATGGTGTACATGAACACGAACGCCGTGCGGGGGCGCGGACGGGCGGTCGTCGTCGAGACGGGGATGGACACGGAGGTTGGGGGGATCGCGACGCAGATACAGGCGGCCGAGCGGGACGAGACCCCGTTCCAGCACGAGGTCGACGAACTCGGGCGTCGCATCGGCTACGGGATCGTCGGGCTGATCGGACTGATCGTCGCCGTCCAGTTCGCGTTCACCCAGGCTGGGGCGATCTCGGTCCTCCTGACGGCGATCACGCTCGCGGTCGCCGCGGTCCCCGAGGGGCTCCCGGCCGTCGTGACGCTGACGCTCGCGCTCGGCTCACAGCGGATGGTCGACCGCAACGCCCTCGTTCGGCGGCTCCCGGTCGTCGAGAGCCTCGGCTCCGTCGACGTCATCCTCACGGACAAGACGGGGACGCTCACCGAGAGCCAGATGACCGTCACCCGACTCTGGGTCGGCGACGAGACGTACGACGTGACCGGCTCCGGTCTCGATCCCGACGGGGAGTTCCGGCGCGACGGCGAGACAGTCGCGCCCGAGCAACTCGACCCCGTCCTCCGCTGTGGCGCGCTGTGTAACAACGCCGAGCCGGCACCCGACGCCGAGGACCGCGAGTACTTCGGCGACCCGACGGAGGTCGCACTCGTCGTCTCGGCCGCGAAAGCCGGGATCGACGGCTCCGGGGAGCGGGTCACCGAGATCCCCTTCTCGTCGGACCGCCAGCGGATGACGGTCGTCGTGCGCGAGGACGACGGACACACCGCCTACACCAAAGGCGCGCCCGAAGTGATCCTCGACCGGTGTGAATCGGTTCTCGTCGACGGCGAGGTCAGGGAGTTGACCGACGACCGTCGGGCGGCGATCCGCGAGACGATCGAGTCGTTCGCGGGCGACGCCCTCCGCGTGCTGGGGTTCGCCCGCAAGCAGGGGGTCGACCCCGACGCCGACGAGGAGCGCCTAGAGACGGGGCTCACCTTCCTCGGACTCCAGGGGATGATCGACCCGCCGCGGTCCGAAGTCGGGGGGGCGGTCGCCGACTGTCGGCGCGCCGGCATCCGGGTCGTGATGGTGACGGGCGACAACCTCGAAACCGCGAAGGCGATCGGGGCGGAGATCGGCTTCGACCCCGCGGGCGCGATGACCGGGAGCGAGATCGCCGCCTGCTCCGACGCCGAACTCCGCGAGGCCGTCGAGGACGTCGAGGTGTTCGCCCGGGCGACGCCGGAGCACAAGGTCCGCGTGCTGGAGGCGCTCCAGGCGAACGGTCACACTGTCGCGATGACCGGTGACGGCGTCAACGACGCTCCGGGGGTTCGGAACGCCGACGTCGGCATCGCGATGGGGATGCGCGGCACCGACGTCACGAAGGAGGCCTCCGACATGGTGCTCCGCGACGACAACTTCGCCACCATCCGTGACGCCGTCGCCGAGGGGCGGGGCATCTTCGACAACATCCGGAAGTTCGTCAACCTGCTCCTGTCGGCGAACGCCGGCGAGGTGCTCACGGTGTTCGTCGGGGTGTTGATCGGGAGCGCGCTGTTCCCGCGGCTCTTCGCGGCGCAGTCGGAGGCGCTGATCCTCACGCCCGTCATGCTGCTGTGGATCAACCTCGTCACCGACGGACTGCCCGCGCTGGCGCTCGGCGTCGACCCGAAGGCCGACGACGTCCTCGACCGCGAGCCGCGCGACAACGGCGAGAGCGTCATCGACCGGCGGGTCGCGCTCTCTGTCGTCACCATCGGGGTCACCGTCACCGTCGCCGGGTTGGCGCTCTTTTTCGAGTCGCTCCGTACGTTCGAGTCGCTCGTCCGGGCGCAGACGCTCCTGTTTACGTTCTTCGTCGTCGCGGAGATGGGCATCATCCAGGTCATCCGGCGGCGGTTCGGCGCGTCGCTCCTCTCGAACCCCTGGCTGATCGCCGCCGTCGCCGCCTCGTTGCTCCTGCAGTTGGTCGTCCTCTACACGCCGCTGGCTGGCCTCTTCGGCGTCTTCCCCCTCGAAGTCGCAGACTGGGAGCGCATCGGCCTCGCCGTCGCGGTCGTCCTCGCGGTCAACGCGCTCCTCTCGCGAGTGTACGACCGCCTGCACGCCGACTAA